The genomic region TCCAGAGTGGCGAACCAGAGGAAGGCCGTCAGCGCAAACATCAGCCCGAGCATGATTTGCGGGAATACAGAGCGATTTGAGTTCAAGGCAATATGAGACCTGTGGCAAAATCAGTGCATGAAAGTCGGGATTATAACAAATTCGTTTGATAAAACGCTTACACCCACCCGCGGGCAACCAATTCATCCTTGATATAAGCATAATAGATCGGCGCTGCCACTACGCCGGTCAGACCGAAAATCGATTCCATCAGCAGCATCGCTATCAATAATTCCCAGGCTCTGGCATGAATCTGACTGCCGACTATGCGGGCGTTAAGGAAATACTCGAGCTTATGGATAACGATTAAAAACACCAGGGAACCGATCGCAATGTTGAGTGATTGACTCAAACTGACGATGACAATAACGCTATTGGACATCAGATTGCCGATAACAGGTATCAGGCCGGCCAGAAAGGTGATGGCGATCATGGTTTTGGTCAGCGGCAAATGCACGCCGGCCACAGGTAAAATAACCGCCAGATAGATCGCGGTAAATATCGCATTGATCGTTGCTATGCGCACCTGGGCAAAGACGATGCGGCGAAAAGCCAGCCCGATGCGTGACGCCCGTTCTACCAAGGCCCGCGCCAGCGGCTTGTAGTGGTCCATGGGGATGACTTCGCGCAATGCCAGCATGCCGCCGATAATCATGCCGATTAGTACATGGGCGGCCAGACGGCCGGCTTCCTTGCCGGCCAGCTGTAATTCGGCAGCATGAGTGCGCAGCCATGTGGTAATGGCGAGCCGAAATGCATCGGCATCAGGCGGCAGGGAGGTGAGCAACCAAGCAGGAAAAATCTGGCGTGAGCTTTCGAGAATTTCAGCCATTTTATCGAACAGCAAAGTCAGGCTGCCCGCATCGGAACGAAAAAAGGCGACCAGGCCCACGCCCGCCAGGGTTAGCAGGCTTACCACGCTGAAGGAAAGCAGGCCCACGGCAATGATTTTTGAGCGCTGTCCTGGCAGGTGGCGCGCGAACCATGGGGAAATCACGTGAACCAGTTCAAAAACCAGCAAGCCCGCCAGTAGTGCCGGCAGCAAATGGAAGATGAGCACCAGAATCAGGACGGCAGCTGCAATTATCCATGCCGAGATTTCAGCAGGAGAAGGACGAGTATCGGATGATATAAACATAAGCAGGATTTCTTAAATGATTTTCATCTAATAATTGACAAGGGCAGCTGCAATGGATAGATTCTAACAGCTGACATGCATCTTTTAACCTAACTTTATTCAAGGAGCGCTACATGAGTGTTTTAGTTTGCAAACCCGCCCCCGACTTTACCGCAACAGCGGTCATGGGCAACAATGAAATCAAAGATATCACCTTTTCCGAATTCACCAAAGGCAAGTATGTGGTGATATTTTTCTATCCGCTTGATTTCACGTTCGTCTGCCCATCCGA from Sulfuriferula sp. AH1 harbors:
- a CDS encoding AI-2E family transporter, whose protein sequence is MFISSDTRPSPAEISAWIIAAAVLILVLIFHLLPALLAGLLVFELVHVISPWFARHLPGQRSKIIAVGLLSFSVVSLLTLAGVGLVAFFRSDAGSLTLLFDKMAEILESSRQIFPAWLLTSLPPDADAFRLAITTWLRTHAAELQLAGKEAGRLAAHVLIGMIIGGMLALREVIPMDHYKPLARALVERASRIGLAFRRIVFAQVRIATINAIFTAIYLAVILPVAGVHLPLTKTMIAITFLAGLIPVIGNLMSNSVIVIVSLSQSLNIAIGSLVFLIVIHKLEYFLNARIVGSQIHARAWELLIAMLLMESIFGLTGVVAAPIYYAYIKDELVARGWV